The DNA region ACCACAGGCAATTATCTGCACATGTTTAATATCTTTTAGCAATTCAGATGCTTTTTCACCAAAGGCAGAATCTAATACCTTACCACCAGCAATACGACCTTCTAAAGTATGTGCTATGGCAGTAGGTTGCTCATAAATTTCTTTCAGCATGTAGTGACGGTATTCACCTTTGTCACCTGCATCATGTACAACTTCAGACTCTTTCTTTTCACGCTTAACAGCGTTGCCATTAACATCAAAAATGTTAACTTCACGACGAGTGATTTCAGCTACGTCGCCTTCTTCTAAAAATGCGAATGAACGAGTGACGGGTAACAATGCTAATTGGTCTGATGCAACAAAGTTTTCACCCAAGCCATAACCAATAACTAATGGGCTACCGCTTCGAGCAACCACCATACGATCACTATCACGACGGTCAATAACCACTGTGCCATAGGCACCTTCAAGCTGTTTAACTGTCGCTTGTACTGCAGCTAATAAGCTGGCTGCGGTTTTTAACTCATGATGGACTAGATGGCAAATAACCTCAGTATCGGTGTCTGATGCAAATACATAACCTAAGCCTTTTAGCATTTCGCGTAGTTTATTGTGATTTTCAATAATACCGTTGTGAACAACCGCGATATCGCCTTCAGATAAATGAGGGTGTGCATTGCGCTCATTAGGTTCACCATGAGTAGCCCAACGAGTATGAGCAATACCTGTGCCGCCAGCGAGTGGTGTGGTATTTAGTGCTAAAGACAACTCTTGAACTTTACCGACTCGGCGAGTTCGAGCTAATTCTCCATTATTAATGACTGCAATACCCGCAGAGTCATAACCACGGTATTCAAGACGACGTAAGCCTTCTACTAAAATTTCTGCAACATCCCTTTGCGCCACAGCGCCTACGATTCCACACATGTTAGTTTCCTTTACTGTTTCAATTTAATTTTGTTTACTTAGCGTATGGCGCGAGTATGACTCTTACACCATGTGCTGAAATAGTGTTAACGGATTCTTGAGTGATGTTGTCGTCGGTAACTAAGACATTAACCACATCCCAAGGTAATTCTAGATTAGGGATCCGTCGGCCAATTTTAGTCGACTCTAATAGCACTACGACTTCACGAGACATTTCAGCCATCACTTTGCTTAGGCCGGTTAGTTCGTTAAATGTGGTGGTACCACGATCCAAATCAATGCCATCTGCACCGATAAATAATTGATCGAAATTATATGAACGTAATACTTGCTCTGCTACTTGGCCCTGAAAAGACTCTGAATGAGGATCCCAGGTGCCACCGGTCATCAATAATGTCGGCTCATTTTCAAGTTCATGAATGGCGTTTGCCAGTTGCAATGAATTAGTCATCACCACTAAACCGCGCTTATCATTAAGTTGCTGCACAAGACCAGAAGTAGTACTGCCGCTATCAATAATAATTCGGTTATGATCACGAATAAGCTCAGCAGCTTTAGCAGCAATCGCTTGCTTGTTTAAAGACAGTTTCTCATTGGTAATTTGAGTCATTTCTTGAGGAACAGGAACAGCCCCGCCATAACGTCGTAACAATAGCCCATGGGTTTCAAGCATGGCTAAGTCTTTGCGAATAGTGACTTCTGAAGTGGCAAATAAATTAGCCAGCTCATCGACACTGACTTCGCCTTGCTCATTAACCAATTTAATGATCGAATGGCGACGTTGTTGGGTATTACGTTTAGTCATTAAGCTTAATATCTTTCACATAAGTTTCAAAACGAAAGATATTTTAGCACCAAATGAAACTTTATCTAGTTTTTATGACCTGAATTTGAAATAAAAGCATAAAAAAACCTCTGTGATAAGCAGAGGCTTTTGACGTTTTTAGTTTTTAATTAAATCTGAATTTACTTTTTAATTTTTACTGGACGCTGCCAACCGGTAATATGGCGCTGTTTAACACGAGTGATCACCAGTTCATTTTCAGCAACATCTTTGGTGATAGTTGAACCAGCACCTAAAGTAGCATTTTTGCCTATGGTAACAGGTGCAATTAACTGAGTATCACTACCGACGAATACGCCATCTTCAATGGTAGTAATAAACTTATTAGCACCGTCGTAGTTACAGGTAATAGTACCTGCACCTATATTAACACCTGCACCAATAACAGCATCGCCTAAATAAGCCAAGTGGCCTGCTTTAGAACCTTTACCTAATACACTCTTTTTAATTTCAACAAAGTTGCCAATATGAGCGTCTTCTTTAAGCTCTGCTCCAGGGCGTAAACGAGCAAAAGGCCCAGCACTGGCAGCTTGTCCAAGCTTAGCGCCTTCAACAATAGTATAAGGTTTAATTTCGGCATTATCGGCAATATCACAATCAATCAAAATCGCACCAGCACCAATTGTGACGTTATTGCCTAAGGCCACTTTACCTTGAAAAATAACGTTAACATCAATCATCACATCCATACCAACCGTCACGTCGCCGCGAATATCAATACGGGCAGGATCACGTAAGTTAGCACCATCGAGCATCATTTTTTCAGCGGCACGAGCTTGGTAAGCACGCTCTAACTGGGCAAGTTGTACGCGGTTATTGGCGCCTTCAACTTCGATAGCAGATTGTGGTTGTGAGGTGGTAATCTCTACTCCATCGGCATTAGCCATAGCAATAATGTCAGTTAAATAGTATTCGCCTTGAGCATTGTTATTAGATAGACGATTTAACCATGCTTTTAACTGCTTACCTGGTACAGCCATAATGCCAGTATTTACTTCATTAATGGCTAACTGTTCATCGTTGGCATCTTTTTGTTCAATAATTCCAACAACGCGACCCTGCTCACGCACGATACGACCGTAACCAGTAGGGTTGGGCAAATTCACCGTCAATACTGCAAGACCATTAGCTGGGCGTACTGCCAATAATTCCTTTAGAGTTGATTGCTGAATAAGTGGTACATCACCATAAAGAATTAATACTGTATCATTGTCGTTAATGTTCGGGTTTGTTTGAGCAACCGCATGGCCAGTACCGAGTTGCTCTGCTTGTAAAACCCAATTTAATGCTTGCTCACCTAAAGCCGCTTGTAATTTATCAGCCCCATAGCCATATACTAATTGAATAGCTTGCGAACCGAGTGAATTTGCAGTGTCGATTACATGCTGAACCATACTTTTGTGGGCTATAGGATGCAGCACTTTAGGCAGATCTGAGCGCATCCGAGTTCCTTTACCTGCAGCTAAGATCACAACATTTAACGACATTGAGCATTCCTTTAATGAACCGATAGAGATTTGCTGACATTTTAACGGAATATCAACCAAAGGGAAAACACAGCTGGAGATTTAACCAATAAAAAAGGCGACTCATAAAGAGTCGCCTTTTAAGCGTCAAATAATCAGATTATCTGGTGATATTTTTTTTGATGCATTCAACAACACGTAATTGAGCCATAGACTTGGCTAACTCGATTACTGCAGCTTCATAATTGAAGTCAGATCCCGCGTTAGCAATTGCTTGCTCAGCATGTTCTTTGGCTGCTAAAGCAGCTTTCTCATCAATATCATCGGCACGTAATGCTACATCAGCAAGCACTGAAATTGCAGTCGGTTGCACTTCAAGTAAACCACCTGATAGATACAACACTTCTTCACTGCCATCTTGCTTGATAAAGCGCGCCATACCAGGCTTGATTTTTGTCAGTAACGCAACATGGTTAGGCATAATACCTAACTCACCTTCAGCACCAGTAACTTCTAAAAAGCTAACTTGGCCGTGGTAGATGCTATTTTCTGC from Shewanella polaris includes:
- a CDS encoding DeoR/GlpR family DNA-binding transcription regulator; the protein is MTKRNTQQRRHSIIKLVNEQGEVSVDELANLFATSEVTIRKDLAMLETHGLLLRRYGGAVPVPQEMTQITNEKLSLNKQAIAAKAAELIRDHNRIIIDSGSTTSGLVQQLNDKRGLVVMTNSLQLANAIHELENEPTLLMTGGTWDPHSESFQGQVAEQVLRSYNFDQLFIGADGIDLDRGTTTFNELTGLSKVMAEMSREVVVLLESTKIGRRIPNLELPWDVVNVLVTDDNITQESVNTISAHGVRVILAPYAK
- the glmU gene encoding bifunctional UDP-N-acetylglucosamine diphosphorylase/glucosamine-1-phosphate N-acetyltransferase GlmU — its product is MSLNVVILAAGKGTRMRSDLPKVLHPIAHKSMVQHVIDTANSLGSQAIQLVYGYGADKLQAALGEQALNWVLQAEQLGTGHAVAQTNPNINDNDTVLILYGDVPLIQQSTLKELLAVRPANGLAVLTVNLPNPTGYGRIVREQGRVVGIIEQKDANDEQLAINEVNTGIMAVPGKQLKAWLNRLSNNNAQGEYYLTDIIAMANADGVEITTSQPQSAIEVEGANNRVQLAQLERAYQARAAEKMMLDGANLRDPARIDIRGDVTVGMDVMIDVNVIFQGKVALGNNVTIGAGAILIDCDIADNAEIKPYTIVEGAKLGQAASAGPFARLRPGAELKEDAHIGNFVEIKKSVLGKGSKAGHLAYLGDAVIGAGVNIGAGTITCNYDGANKFITTIEDGVFVGSDTQLIAPVTIGKNATLGAGSTITKDVAENELVITRVKQRHITGWQRPVKIKK
- a CDS encoding F0F1 ATP synthase subunit epsilon, which encodes MAAKTVQLDIVSAENSIYHGQVSFLEVTGAEGELGIMPNHVALLTKIKPGMARFIKQDGSEEVLYLSGGLLEVQPTAISVLADVALRADDIDEKAALAAKEHAEQAIANAGSDFNYEAAVIELAKSMAQLRVVECIKKNITR